A single window of Rubripirellula lacrimiformis DNA harbors:
- a CDS encoding adenylosuccinate synthase, translated as MSGTCVIGLQWGDEAKGKLVDLLAPQFDLVVRYQGGANAGHTVVAGSETYKLHHIPSGILHAKVQNLITPGVVINPTTMLDEIDGLAKRGVNCRDNLRISERAHLVMPWHMAEDKFINATAVRGESIGTTNRGIGPCYRDKVGRTHAIRMSDLIQPNRDERIRTVAEQKLSILEKLGAPAEDLESIAADKVVALAASWADRLSDMIGDTTDFLLDEAEAGKRILFEGAQGALLDIDHGTFPFVTSSNSSGVGVCAGAGVPSKWIHQTLGVCKAYSTRVGGGPFPTELEDATGEKIRKLGNEFGTTTGRPRRCGWFDAVAVRYTARLSGVTRLALMMMDVLAHFEELQVCVAYELDGKRIERLPAHADQLRRCKPILETIPGWNQPVDDVRKMEDFPQGALDYVARIEELVGIPVGVLSVGPDRAQTIFTESADVLKLSPIA; from the coding sequence GTGTCGGGAACTTGTGTAATCGGACTTCAGTGGGGCGATGAGGCCAAAGGAAAACTCGTCGATTTGCTGGCTCCCCAATTCGATTTGGTCGTCCGCTACCAAGGCGGGGCCAACGCGGGGCATACTGTCGTCGCTGGCAGCGAAACCTACAAACTGCACCACATCCCTAGCGGCATTCTGCACGCCAAGGTCCAAAACCTGATCACGCCCGGCGTGGTCATCAACCCAACGACCATGTTGGACGAGATTGATGGGCTGGCCAAACGCGGCGTGAACTGCCGCGATAACCTGCGGATCAGCGAACGGGCTCACCTGGTCATGCCTTGGCACATGGCCGAGGACAAGTTCATCAACGCCACCGCTGTTCGTGGCGAATCGATCGGAACCACCAACCGCGGCATCGGCCCCTGCTATCGCGACAAGGTCGGCCGTACTCATGCGATCCGCATGTCCGATCTGATCCAACCCAACCGGGACGAACGGATCCGCACGGTTGCCGAACAGAAACTGTCGATTTTGGAAAAGTTAGGCGCACCGGCCGAGGATCTGGAATCGATCGCAGCCGACAAGGTCGTGGCATTGGCCGCTTCCTGGGCCGATCGACTTAGCGACATGATCGGCGACACCACCGATTTCTTGCTCGATGAAGCCGAAGCGGGCAAACGAATCCTGTTCGAGGGTGCCCAAGGCGCTCTGCTGGATATCGATCACGGCACTTTCCCCTTTGTCACCAGCAGCAACAGCAGCGGTGTCGGCGTTTGTGCCGGTGCTGGCGTACCGTCCAAGTGGATCCACCAAACCCTGGGCGTTTGCAAGGCCTACAGCACACGCGTCGGTGGCGGGCCGTTCCCCACCGAACTGGAAGATGCGACCGGCGAAAAGATCCGCAAACTGGGCAACGAATTCGGCACCACCACCGGCCGTCCGCGCCGCTGTGGTTGGTTCGATGCGGTAGCGGTTCGTTACACCGCACGTCTTAGCGGCGTGACGCGATTGGCCCTGATGATGATGGATGTGTTGGCACACTTCGAAGAACTGCAAGTCTGTGTTGCCTACGAACTGGACGGCAAACGAATCGAACGATTGCCGGCACACGCTGACCAACTGCGTCGCTGCAAGCCGATCCTGGAAACGATTCCCGGCTGGAACCAGCCCGTCGACGACGTTCGTAAGATGGAAGACTTCCCACAGGGGGCTCTGGATTACGTTGCCCGCATCGAAGAACTTGTCGGGATTCCCGTGGGCGTGCTGAGTGTTGGCCCAGACCGGGCTCAGACGATTTTCACGGAATCAGCCGACGTGCTGAAGCTTAGCCCGATCGCGTAA
- a CDS encoding SGNH/GDSL hydrolase family protein: protein MRGLARLVPASSMTASFVTASFVTATLVPITMLMLMVMMAGNPDALAADGQPDSATPLLKSPLLKSGDRIAVLGGTFVERMQSGGSLEAELQCRRPDWKLSVRNLGWSGDDVHGIARKRFDGPEDGYKRILADVAVANPNVVIVAYGMSEASDGDEAVDRFEAGLRRLVGDLQTAKYRVILMPPMAMPGVRTPGYTSAIDRCRSIVTAVSQQLHVPELEIQWRAADDQVTENGLLPSAAGYASLAVAAADPLVGGSPCDSDGTGDSGDSKLQELIAAKNQLFFHRYRPQNETYLTLFRKHEQGNNAVEIPQFDPLIEAADREIWAAASR from the coding sequence ATGCGTGGCTTAGCTCGATTGGTTCCAGCGTCCTCCATGACGGCGTCCTTCGTGACGGCGTCTTTCGTGACGGCGACCTTGGTTCCGATAACGATGTTGATGTTGATGGTGATGATGGCTGGGAATCCGGATGCCTTGGCAGCCGATGGCCAGCCCGATTCGGCCACGCCGTTGTTGAAATCGCCGTTGTTGAAATCCGGGGACCGCATCGCCGTCTTGGGTGGCACATTCGTCGAACGGATGCAGTCGGGCGGTTCTTTGGAGGCCGAGCTGCAGTGCCGACGGCCGGACTGGAAATTGTCGGTCCGCAATCTGGGGTGGTCCGGCGACGACGTGCACGGCATCGCTCGAAAACGTTTTGACGGTCCCGAGGACGGTTACAAGCGGATATTGGCGGATGTCGCGGTTGCCAATCCCAATGTTGTCATCGTGGCTTACGGCATGTCCGAAGCCAGCGACGGCGACGAAGCGGTGGACCGTTTCGAAGCGGGGCTGCGGCGGCTGGTGGGCGACCTGCAAACCGCCAAGTACCGCGTCATCCTGATGCCCCCGATGGCGATGCCAGGGGTTCGCACGCCGGGATATACGTCGGCAATCGATCGTTGCCGGTCGATCGTCACCGCGGTTTCGCAGCAATTGCACGTGCCCGAATTGGAAATCCAGTGGCGTGCGGCCGACGACCAGGTCACCGAAAACGGGCTGCTTCCCAGCGCCGCTGGGTACGCTTCGCTAGCGGTCGCGGCCGCCGATCCATTGGTGGGCGGATCCCCATGCGATTCGGACGGTACGGGCGATTCGGGCGATTCGAAGCTACAGGAGCTGATTGCGGCCAAGAACCAGCTTTTCTTTCATCGCTATCGTCCTCAGAACGAGACCTATCTGACGTTGTTCCGGAAACACGAACAGGGCAACAACGCTGTCGAAATCCCTCAATTTGACCCGCTGATCGAAGCCGCCGACCGTGAAATCTGGGCAGCCGCATCCCGCTAA
- a CDS encoding glutathione peroxidase yields the protein MRSLMTLTLATLMLATGAMTAMAHDGEHECALDYKMKTIDGETVDLEDYEGKVVMIVNVASKCGLTKQYAGLQKLYESHQDKGFVILGFPCNQFGGQEPGTDAGIKEFCSTKFNVSFPMFSKIDVNGDGAAPIYKYLTSKDAKPAGEGPISWNFEKFLIDREGNLVHRFAPRTTPEDAELNQAIKEQLAKS from the coding sequence ATGCGATCCCTGATGACCCTAACCTTGGCCACCCTGATGCTGGCCACGGGAGCAATGACCGCGATGGCACACGACGGCGAGCACGAATGTGCGTTGGACTACAAAATGAAGACGATCGACGGTGAAACGGTCGATTTGGAAGATTACGAAGGCAAGGTGGTGATGATCGTCAACGTCGCCAGCAAGTGCGGCCTGACGAAACAGTACGCCGGACTGCAAAAACTGTACGAAAGCCACCAAGACAAGGGTTTCGTCATCCTGGGATTCCCCTGCAATCAGTTTGGTGGTCAAGAACCGGGAACGGATGCAGGCATCAAAGAGTTCTGCAGCACCAAGTTCAACGTTAGTTTTCCCATGTTCAGCAAGATCGACGTCAACGGCGATGGCGCCGCGCCGATCTACAAGTACCTGACCAGCAAGGACGCCAAGCCTGCCGGAGAAGGACCGATCAGCTGGAACTTTGAAAAGTTCCTGATCGACCGCGAAGGAAACCTGGTCCACCGGTTCGCCCCCAGGACGACTCCCGAGGACGCCGAACTGAATCAAGCGATCAAGGAACAACTGGCCAAATCCTAG
- a CDS encoding MFS transporter, translating to MENRKTLLAAGFLALIAAGIGFAVRGGLLDIWSNKYGFTMTELGQITGGGLLGFGLVILLAGLLVDWIGYKPLMLAAMGCHVVSAVLLFSATPVFNEAGKDAVYMILFWSAFIFAVGNGICEAVINPLTAALFPEQKTHYLNILHAGWPAGLVLGGLIVFLKDSVGWEILLATYLIPTAIYGFIAIKENFPKTDAQSGSVSYGGMFARLMVPFFFILLIAHACVGYVELGTDSWINKITGGILKSAALGTALFIYTSLLMTGLRFFAGPIVHKISSLGLLLVSAVIGASGLYLISIGNSVPFMFFAATVYGIGKTFLWPTMLGVVGERFPQSATIAMALMGFVGMTSAGLLGGPGIGYKQDYFASQYIQENNPETFARVKAPNENKFLFFPAITGIDGAKAGMISDNGATILSDVEIAGDAIGDENFKGLREQADWWNSNKEYAETDKAPVAEATLHGSRMAIRVTALVPVAMAVLYLILLFCFKAPKNGKHIDALGEPAPAAEM from the coding sequence ATGGAAAACCGCAAAACGCTCCTAGCCGCTGGCTTCCTCGCATTGATCGCTGCCGGTATCGGCTTTGCCGTCCGCGGTGGTTTGCTGGACATTTGGTCCAACAAGTACGGCTTCACGATGACCGAATTGGGTCAGATCACCGGCGGCGGGCTACTGGGCTTCGGTCTGGTCATCCTGCTAGCCGGTTTGCTGGTGGACTGGATCGGCTACAAGCCGCTGATGTTGGCCGCGATGGGTTGCCACGTGGTTTCGGCCGTCCTGCTGTTCTCGGCCACGCCCGTGTTCAACGAGGCAGGGAAGGACGCGGTGTACATGATCCTGTTCTGGTCCGCATTTATCTTTGCGGTCGGAAACGGGATTTGCGAAGCGGTGATCAACCCGCTGACCGCCGCGTTGTTCCCCGAACAGAAGACTCACTACCTGAACATCCTGCACGCCGGTTGGCCTGCCGGTTTGGTGCTGGGCGGACTGATCGTATTCCTGAAGGACAGTGTCGGTTGGGAAATTCTGCTGGCCACGTACCTGATCCCTACAGCGATCTACGGGTTCATTGCGATCAAGGAAAACTTCCCCAAGACGGACGCACAGTCGGGCAGTGTTTCCTATGGCGGCATGTTTGCACGATTGATGGTTCCCTTCTTCTTCATCCTGCTGATCGCCCATGCTTGTGTCGGCTATGTCGAACTGGGCACCGACAGCTGGATCAACAAGATCACCGGCGGCATTCTGAAGAGTGCCGCATTGGGGACTGCCTTGTTCATCTACACATCGCTACTGATGACCGGCTTGCGATTCTTTGCCGGACCGATCGTTCACAAGATCTCGTCGCTCGGTTTGTTGCTGGTCAGTGCCGTCATCGGTGCCAGCGGCCTGTATCTGATCAGCATTGGAAACAGCGTCCCGTTCATGTTCTTTGCCGCGACCGTTTACGGCATCGGCAAAACCTTCCTATGGCCAACCATGTTGGGTGTCGTGGGCGAACGGTTTCCCCAAAGTGCGACCATTGCGATGGCTTTGATGGGCTTTGTCGGAATGACCTCGGCCGGCCTGCTAGGCGGACCTGGCATCGGCTACAAACAGGATTACTTCGCTTCGCAGTACATCCAGGAAAACAATCCTGAAACCTTCGCTCGCGTGAAAGCACCGAACGAAAACAAGTTCTTGTTCTTCCCCGCCATCACCGGGATCGACGGTGCCAAAGCCGGCATGATCTCCGACAACGGTGCCACCATCTTGTCGGATGTGGAAATCGCTGGCGACGCGATTGGCGACGAGAACTTCAAGGGATTGCGTGAACAAGCCGATTGGTGGAACAGCAACAAAGAGTACGCCGAAACCGACAAGGCGCCCGTCGCAGAGGCCACTTTGCACGGCAGCCGAATGGCGATTCGCGTCACCGCCCTGGTCCCGGTGGCGATGGCCGTCTTGTACCTGATCCTGCTGTTCTGTTTCAAAGCACCCAAGAATGGCAAGCACATCGACGCGCTTGGCGAACCGGCACCCGCTGCTGAAATGTAG
- a CDS encoding amidohydrolase codes for MQKIRAIDQQIAHIWMVRTFLKHADEAEEDEDLRDVVRDLYDFILAVGPVDDVDDPAVYMKMAKKKLGRLKRATELYEEIQPEVSGHTNFVMAARSLRLAVDQIIAIVRS; via the coding sequence ATGCAGAAGATCCGAGCGATTGATCAACAGATCGCTCATATATGGATGGTCCGGACGTTTTTGAAGCATGCCGACGAAGCGGAAGAGGACGAAGATTTGCGCGACGTCGTCCGCGATCTGTACGACTTCATTTTGGCCGTTGGGCCGGTCGACGATGTTGACGATCCGGCGGTGTACATGAAGATGGCCAAGAAAAAACTCGGCCGCCTGAAACGGGCGACCGAGTTGTACGAAGAGATTCAACCCGAGGTTAGCGGGCACACCAATTTTGTGATGGCCGCTCGATCGCTGCGTCTGGCCGTCGACCAGATCATCGCGATCGTTCGATCCTAG
- the ychF gene encoding redox-regulated ATPase YchF, with protein sequence MEAGIVGLPNVGKSTLFNALTQSKAAQSENYPFCTIEPNEGIVSVPDDRLSRITQYIVPQKTIPAVLKLVDIAGIVKGASEGEGLGNKFLSHIRQVDAIVQVVRCFDDPDVIHVSGTVDPLADMETIETELMLADIQTLENALPKAEKMARGGDKDAKLRVEAIKACNEHLATDQPLRTLELIEAQRVAISSYGLMSAKPVLYVANVSENDLEGKDPLVDKVRQQASKVGADVVCVCAKLESELAELDEPDRSEMLAEVGLEQPALHTIARGAYQTLGLESYFTAGEKEVRAWTIPKGATAPQAAGVIHSDFERGFIRCEVYTLEDLETYKSEKEIRQAGKLRVEGKTYVMKDGDICHFLFNV encoded by the coding sequence ATGGAAGCTGGTATCGTCGGCTTGCCCAACGTTGGTAAGAGCACACTGTTTAACGCCTTGACCCAATCGAAGGCGGCCCAGAGCGAGAATTATCCGTTCTGTACGATCGAACCCAATGAGGGGATCGTCAGTGTTCCGGATGATCGGCTTAGCCGAATCACCCAATACATCGTCCCTCAGAAGACGATTCCCGCCGTCCTGAAATTGGTCGATATCGCAGGGATCGTCAAAGGTGCCAGCGAGGGGGAAGGTCTTGGGAACAAATTTCTGAGCCACATCCGCCAAGTCGACGCCATCGTCCAAGTGGTCCGCTGCTTTGATGATCCCGATGTGATTCACGTCTCGGGCACGGTCGATCCGTTGGCCGATATGGAGACCATCGAAACCGAACTGATGTTGGCGGATATCCAGACGCTGGAAAATGCGTTGCCAAAGGCCGAAAAGATGGCTCGCGGCGGTGACAAGGATGCCAAATTGCGTGTCGAGGCGATCAAGGCCTGCAACGAACACCTTGCAACGGACCAGCCGCTGCGGACGTTGGAACTGATCGAAGCCCAACGAGTCGCTATTTCCAGTTACGGATTGATGTCGGCAAAACCGGTTCTGTACGTCGCCAACGTCAGCGAAAACGACTTGGAAGGCAAAGATCCGTTGGTCGACAAGGTTCGCCAACAGGCGTCCAAAGTCGGCGCTGACGTGGTCTGCGTGTGTGCCAAACTGGAATCTGAACTTGCCGAACTGGACGAACCGGATCGCAGCGAAATGTTGGCCGAAGTCGGGCTGGAACAGCCCGCTCTGCACACGATCGCCCGCGGCGCCTACCAAACCCTGGGGCTGGAAAGCTATTTCACGGCTGGCGAAAAGGAAGTTCGCGCCTGGACCATTCCTAAGGGTGCCACTGCCCCACAAGCGGCCGGTGTGATCCACAGCGATTTCGAACGCGGCTTCATTCGCTGTGAGGTTTACACGCTGGAGGACCTGGAAACGTACAAATCCGAAAAGGAAATTCGCCAGGCCGGTAAACTACGAGTCGAAGGCAAAACGTATGTCATGAAAGACGGCGATATCTGTCACTTCTTGTTCAACGTTTGA
- a CDS encoding Gfo/Idh/MocA family protein encodes MTKLRGAVIGAGYFSHFHYDAWSRIDGVEMVACCDIDAGRGNSVSAQYKIPQAFTDHREMLEQCEVDFVDIITRPDTHLGIVTDVAKKGLPMICQKPLAPSFDEAKAIVETALRSRVRLMVHENFRFQPWYREIKRMLDAGTIGHRLHTISHRNRAGDGHGDDAYLARQPYFQTMKRFLIHEAGIHTIDTFRYLGGEIRRVWCVTRKLNHVIAGEDTAIAIMEFEEGGLGHYDANRYNESLAENPRYTFGEVMVEADKGTIRLYDDGRLTIQMLGKAERDHPYSPSTAGFAGDCVLATQQHFVNSLASDKPFETDGASYLRSLAVQEAMYRSADSGQWEQPAVSQSIDRWG; translated from the coding sequence ATGACGAAGCTTCGAGGCGCCGTGATCGGCGCTGGTTACTTCAGCCACTTTCACTACGACGCCTGGTCGCGAATCGACGGCGTGGAAATGGTCGCCTGTTGCGACATTGACGCAGGGCGAGGCAACAGCGTTTCGGCACAGTACAAGATCCCGCAGGCGTTCACCGATCACCGCGAAATGCTGGAACAATGCGAGGTCGATTTCGTGGACATCATCACGCGTCCCGACACCCACCTCGGCATCGTCACCGATGTGGCGAAAAAAGGGTTGCCGATGATTTGCCAGAAACCACTGGCCCCAAGCTTCGATGAAGCCAAGGCGATTGTCGAAACAGCGCTGCGATCCCGCGTGCGCTTGATGGTTCACGAGAACTTTCGATTTCAACCTTGGTACCGAGAGATCAAGCGGATGCTGGATGCCGGTACGATCGGACACCGATTGCACACCATCAGCCACCGCAATCGAGCGGGTGACGGTCACGGCGATGACGCCTACCTGGCTCGCCAGCCGTACTTCCAGACGATGAAGCGGTTCCTGATCCACGAAGCTGGGATCCACACCATCGACACGTTTCGGTACCTGGGTGGCGAAATTCGTCGGGTCTGGTGCGTGACAAGGAAACTGAATCACGTGATCGCTGGCGAAGACACGGCGATCGCGATCATGGAATTCGAAGAGGGCGGATTGGGGCACTACGACGCCAATCGGTACAACGAATCGCTGGCCGAAAATCCGCGGTACACCTTTGGCGAAGTGATGGTCGAAGCGGATAAGGGCACCATCCGGCTGTACGACGATGGCCGCCTGACGATCCAAATGCTGGGCAAAGCCGAACGAGACCATCCGTATTCGCCGAGCACGGCAGGGTTTGCCGGGGACTGTGTGCTGGCCACCCAGCAGCATTTTGTGAACAGCCTGGCATCCGACAAACCTTTTGAAACCGACGGTGCAAGCTATCTGCGTTCGCTAGCGGTCCAGGAAGCGATGTACCGATCCGCCGACAGTGGGCAATGGGAACAGCCGGCGGTTTCGCAGTCGATTGACCGTTGGGGGTGA
- a CDS encoding MFS transporter: MPIRFFLILGAFFVSVLMWVDRACISAAKSDIATDLGFDDRQMGWVMAAFSLGYALFQVPSGKLADRYGPRVVMTVVCLMWSLFTALTGVVRGWTAMIGLRFLFGMGEAGGYPTLARAFTQWLPMNERGITNSISFSGGRLGAALAMPGVVWLMSALGGWEQTFYFFGAVGIAFAATWFFLFRDSPETHFAVTERERDYIVNSRDPAKKQGETATAEQAPIRFAEMLRSPNMLMLMFQYVAHNFTFFFTVTWFFPYLKETFSLTKDQTALYAAVPLLCGVVGNWIAGFTVDRLYSRGRWQASRRIPAAIGFVLSAIGMSACINMNTPVTAVAAMSVAIFGADMILSPSWSTCMDIGGKSAGAVSGAMNMVGNLGAFCTSLAFPYLYRWTGTHEPFFYIASGLNVVAIFMWFRIRPDVEMADEVRTVN, translated from the coding sequence ATGCCGATTCGATTCTTTCTGATCCTTGGGGCGTTCTTCGTCTCGGTCCTGATGTGGGTCGACCGTGCCTGCATCTCGGCCGCCAAAAGCGACATTGCGACGGACCTTGGGTTCGACGACCGGCAAATGGGCTGGGTGATGGCGGCGTTTTCGCTCGGCTACGCGCTGTTTCAAGTCCCCAGCGGAAAGCTGGCGGATCGATACGGACCGCGAGTCGTGATGACGGTGGTGTGCTTGATGTGGTCGTTGTTCACGGCGCTGACCGGTGTCGTGCGCGGTTGGACGGCGATGATCGGTTTGCGGTTTCTGTTTGGGATGGGGGAAGCCGGCGGGTACCCAACACTGGCCCGCGCGTTCACGCAGTGGTTGCCGATGAACGAACGTGGCATCACCAATTCGATCAGTTTTTCGGGCGGGCGACTTGGCGCGGCCTTGGCGATGCCCGGCGTAGTGTGGTTGATGAGTGCCTTGGGCGGCTGGGAGCAGACGTTTTATTTCTTTGGTGCGGTCGGCATCGCCTTTGCCGCCACGTGGTTTTTCCTGTTTCGTGACAGCCCCGAAACGCACTTTGCGGTGACCGAGCGGGAACGGGATTACATTGTCAATTCACGCGATCCCGCCAAAAAGCAAGGCGAAACGGCCACCGCGGAACAGGCGCCGATCCGATTTGCGGAAATGTTGCGTTCGCCCAACATGCTGATGTTGATGTTCCAGTATGTGGCCCACAACTTCACGTTTTTCTTTACCGTGACCTGGTTTTTTCCTTACCTGAAAGAAACCTTTTCGCTGACCAAGGACCAGACTGCGCTGTACGCCGCGGTGCCGTTGTTGTGCGGTGTCGTGGGCAACTGGATCGCCGGGTTCACGGTGGACCGGTTGTACAGCCGGGGACGCTGGCAAGCATCACGCAGGATTCCCGCGGCAATTGGGTTCGTGCTTTCGGCGATCGGCATGTCAGCATGCATCAACATGAATACTCCGGTCACCGCGGTGGCGGCCATGAGCGTGGCGATTTTCGGTGCTGATATGATTTTGAGTCCGTCCTGGTCGACGTGCATGGACATCGGTGGGAAGAGTGCAGGCGCCGTTTCGGGCGCGATGAACATGGTTGGCAACTTGGGTGCGTTCTGCACTTCGCTTGCGTTCCCCTACCTGTACCGTTGGACGGGGACTCACGAACCGTTCTTCTACATTGCATCGGGACTGAACGTCGTGGCGATCTTTATGTGGTTTCGAATTCGACCCGACGTCGAAATGGCAGACGAAGTCCGCACAGTGAATTGA
- a CDS encoding isocitrate/isopropylmalate dehydrogenase family protein, producing MSTRTFRIAVLGGDGIGPEVCDQSVRVLREIESRLNNVTFDFENHHVGVGEYRVSGNALPDTTFAACQSSDAVLLGAMGLPNVRYPNGKEIAPQLDLRERLGLYGGVRPIRLFNEADTPLKGYAAGEIDFVLVRESTEGLFYGRDAVLDPDADEAFDTMRISRDCTLRVCRLAFEIARKRGGKKKVTLIDKANVLSSMVFFRKVFDEVAAEFPDITADHCYVDASALFLVRDPQRFDVMVTENMFGDILSDLAAGLVGGMGMAPSGDIGATAAVFQPSHGSAPDIAGLGVANPIAMHLSAAMMLDWLDHPECKRGAKMIDDAVAKVLADPAKRTPDMGGKLSTTEITDEILKAI from the coding sequence ATGAGCACACGTACTTTTCGAATTGCGGTCCTGGGCGGCGACGGGATCGGTCCCGAGGTCTGTGACCAATCGGTCCGAGTGCTGCGCGAAATCGAATCTCGACTGAACAATGTAACGTTCGATTTTGAAAATCACCATGTTGGCGTCGGCGAGTACCGGGTCAGCGGCAATGCCCTGCCGGATACCACGTTCGCCGCCTGCCAGTCGTCCGACGCGGTGCTGTTGGGTGCGATGGGGCTGCCCAATGTCCGCTACCCGAACGGAAAAGAAATCGCGCCGCAGTTGGACCTTCGCGAGCGGCTAGGGCTGTACGGTGGCGTGCGCCCGATCCGGTTGTTCAACGAAGCCGACACGCCGCTGAAGGGCTACGCGGCCGGCGAGATTGATTTTGTGTTGGTCCGGGAAAGCACCGAAGGACTGTTCTACGGTCGCGATGCGGTCTTGGATCCGGATGCCGACGAGGCCTTCGATACGATGCGAATTTCGCGAGACTGCACGTTGCGAGTTTGCCGCTTGGCATTCGAGATCGCTCGCAAACGCGGCGGCAAAAAGAAAGTCACGTTGATCGACAAAGCCAACGTGTTGTCGTCGATGGTTTTCTTTCGCAAAGTGTTCGACGAAGTGGCTGCGGAATTTCCCGACATCACCGCGGACCACTGCTATGTCGATGCCAGCGCCTTGTTCCTGGTTCGCGACCCACAGCGATTCGACGTGATGGTGACCGAAAACATGTTCGGCGACATCCTGAGCGATCTGGCGGCCGGCTTGGTTGGCGGCATGGGGATGGCGCCATCAGGTGACATCGGCGCCACCGCGGCGGTCTTCCAGCCGTCGCATGGATCGGCACCTGACATCGCCGGCCTAGGTGTGGCCAATCCCATCGCGATGCATCTATCGGCGGCGATGATGTTGGATTGGTTGGACCATCCCGAATGCAAACGTGGGGCGAAAATGATCGATGACGCGGTGGCGAAGGTGTTGGCGGATCCCGCCAAGCGGACTCCCGACATGGGCGGCAAGCTATCGACGACCGAGATCACGGACGAAATTCTGAAAGCGATTTGA
- a CDS encoding DMT family transporter yields MNAQTRRAILVLIVVNALWGMTFPVMKGLNLQIDQHFGVTEHTATIWLRASSAAWMIGIRFGLALIMFSIVFHRVMARIRMVHVWGGLAIGFFFFSGLLLQVVALGTIPASRSGFLTSMAVVFTPVMATLIRGRLPRTTVMVGVAIAMAGVAVLTEIVVVDRSGVSIASDALQRWTRGDTLTILGALFFSGQIMMVDYLGKRYESIALTPTMFGSVVLMAGVTFAILSPHVPEATGEAAWTSLAISPEFIGLIGLLGIFPSLLAFAWMNKFQPYLSAGQAAVIYTCEPFFASTWAMILPGLMATYCAIGYQNETFSWPLIFGGVLILAANVIALWPQRQPRENHGSAQVSPPTTDA; encoded by the coding sequence ATGAACGCTCAAACCCGCCGTGCGATCCTGGTTCTGATCGTCGTCAATGCGCTTTGGGGAATGACCTTTCCGGTGATGAAAGGATTGAACCTACAGATTGACCAACACTTTGGCGTCACCGAACACACCGCGACGATCTGGCTGCGAGCGTCGTCGGCTGCCTGGATGATCGGGATCCGATTCGGATTGGCCCTGATCATGTTTTCGATCGTCTTCCACCGCGTTATGGCGCGCATCCGAATGGTGCATGTTTGGGGCGGACTGGCGATCGGTTTTTTCTTCTTTTCCGGGTTGTTGCTGCAGGTGGTCGCGTTGGGGACGATCCCCGCGTCCCGCAGTGGTTTCCTGACCAGCATGGCGGTCGTCTTCACTCCCGTGATGGCGACACTGATCCGAGGGCGACTGCCACGGACGACGGTGATGGTCGGTGTGGCGATCGCGATGGCGGGCGTCGCCGTGCTAACGGAAATCGTGGTCGTCGATCGCAGTGGTGTTTCGATCGCGTCGGACGCGCTGCAGCGCTGGACCCGCGGTGACACGCTGACAATCTTGGGGGCGTTGTTCTTCAGTGGCCAAATCATGATGGTTGACTACCTAGGCAAACGATATGAATCGATCGCGCTTACGCCAACGATGTTTGGATCAGTGGTGCTGATGGCAGGCGTCACCTTTGCCATTCTGTCACCGCATGTTCCGGAAGCGACCGGCGAAGCAGCATGGACCAGTTTGGCGATATCGCCCGAGTTCATCGGGCTGATCGGGTTGTTGGGGATCTTCCCATCGTTGTTGGCTTTCGCCTGGATGAACAAGTTCCAACCGTACCTTTCGGCTGGGCAGGCCGCGGTGATCTACACCTGCGAACCGTTCTTTGCATCGACGTGGGCGATGATCCTGCCGGGGTTGATGGCGACCTATTGCGCGATCGGCTATCAGAACGAAACGTTCAGCTGGCCGTTGATATTCGGGGGTGTCCTAATCCTGGCAGCCAACGTGATCGCACTGTGGCCTCAACGGCAACCTCGCGAAAATCATGGCTCCGCCCAGGTCAGCCCACCAACGACGGACGCCTGA